The Bacteroidetes bacterium GWF2_43_63 genomic sequence TTGCCATAGAGGCAAAATCCCATTTCGAGGCGCAGTGTGTCGCGGGCAGCCAGTCCAATGGGTTTGATTCCGAATTCAGCGCCAGCTTCGAAAACGGCTTTAAATATTTTTTCAGCATCAGCATTCTTCATATAAATCTCGCACCCGCCGCTGCCGGTGTAACCAGTAGTAGCAAAAACGATATCTTTAACACCGGCAAATTCAATTACTTTCACGGTGTAATATTCCATATCGGTAATGGTAGTTGCTGTAAGCTTCTGCATGGCTTTTAGCGCAAGCGGTCCTTGTACGGCAAGCTGAGCATAATCGTCGGATTCATTTCTGAAGTCAGTCCCAATGGTCAACCCAAATTTTTCTGCATGGGGAACAAGCCATTTCCAGTCTTTCTCAATGTTCGACGCATTCACAACCAGTAAATAATTCTCGGCGCCAATGCGGTAAACAAGCAAATCGTCAACAATACCACCTTTGCCATTCGGCAGACAGGAATACTGTACTTTGCCATCAACAAGCACAGATGCGTCGTTGGTGGTTACATATTGAATAAAGTCGAGCGCTTTCGGGCCTTTCACCCAGAATTCGCCCATGTGTGAAACATCAAAAACGCCCACGCCTTTTCGTACAGTTTCGTGTTCAGAATTCACGCCTTCGAATTGCACAGGCATGTAGAAACCAGCGAATTCAACCATTTTGGCGCCCATTTCCTCGTGGAATTTTGTAAATGCAGTTGTTTTCATTTTTTAATAGAATTTTTCAGAATTGTTGCAAAGGTAAATGAAATAATAAATTCTTTGCACCAAATTCGAATTTGATTTTTCGAATAATACGGATTATCAGACGCATTATAGCATCAAAGGCCGGACAGATAAGATCTTTAACTGAAAAGGAAAATTATGTTTAGTCCGCATCAGATTAAAAGAAATGAAAAAGCGCCTTTTCAGACGCTTTTTCTTCTGCTTATACACCAATAAACCCAAAACCTATGAAAATAATTTTGATGTGCAGTATTATTTTTTGAATCCGCGGTTTCGCAACAATGCATCAACCATAGGCTCACGGCCACGGAAAGCAACATACATTTCCATCGGATCGCGTTTGCCACCGGGAGCCAACACTTCGCTGCGGAATTTACCAGCCAGTTTTTTATTGAAAATATCACCTGATTCTTCAAATGCTTCAAAAGCGTCGCTGTCCAGAACTTCGCTCCAGACGTAGCTGTAATAGCCCGAAGAATATCCGCCGCTGAAAATATGATTGAAATAAGTTGAACGATAGCGTGGCAGAATTTCTTTAATCAGGCCAAGGCGCTCCATCGATGCTTTCTCAAAAGCAAGCACATCGAGATTGTTTGAATTTTCGAGGGTATGATAATCCATGTCAAGAATAGCAGCCGCAATGAATTCGAGTGTTGCAAATCCCTGATTGAAATTGCCGCTGTTTTTGATTTTGGCAATCAGTTCGTCAGGAATAACTTCGCCTGTTTTATAATGCTTGGCGTAGAGTTTCAGCATTTCAGGATGCAGCGCCCAATGCTCCATGACCTGTGAAGGCAGTTCAACAAAATCGCGTGGGACATACCCCGAAAGTCTTTCGTAGGTAACATTTCCAAAAAAGCTATGAATGGCATGACCAAACTCGTGGAAGAAGGTCAGTGTTTCGTCAAGATTGAGCAATGCGGGGCCGTTTGCTGTAGGAGCAGTAA encodes the following:
- a CDS encoding glycine cleavage system protein T; protein product: MKTTAFTKFHEEMGAKMVEFAGFYMPVQFEGVNSEHETVRKGVGVFDVSHMGEFWVKGPKALDFIQYVTTNDASVLVDGKVQYSCLPNGKGGIVDDLLVYRIGAENYLLVVNASNIEKDWKWLVPHAEKFGLTIGTDFRNESDDYAQLAVQGPLALKAMQKLTATTITDMEYYTVKVIEFAGVKDIVFATTGYTGSGGCEIYMKNADAEKIFKAVFEAGAEFGIKPIGLAARDTLRLEMGFCLYGNDIDDTTAPIEAGLGWITKFTDAKNFIDKEFNLGLKNGGATRRLIGFEMVDKGIPRHEYEICSADGAVVGVVTSGTMGPSVKIGVGMGYVPLAMAKSGTEIFIKVRDKLLKAVVVKTPFYKG